From a single Prochlorococcus sp. MIT 0603 genomic region:
- a CDS encoding phosphoribosylanthranilate isomerase, whose product MNSQPPTAVKICGVTQIKQAIEIAKIGADAIGVIGVDSSPRFVQEDKRRKIFGALEKEAPSIERVWVVANLNLNEICEGLNGLGLPSIVQLHGQESRERCEVLRNKHPNIKWWKAFQIRQQSDLILAQNYQGSVDAILLDAWSEKALGGTGARVPIEWLKTIDLKTPWWLAGGISSDLIEEISSQINPFGIDASSKLETHPGIKNIQKVNDLINKVKKK is encoded by the coding sequence TGCAAAAATTGGAGCGGATGCAATTGGTGTAATCGGAGTAGATAGTTCACCTAGATTTGTACAAGAAGATAAAAGAAGAAAAATATTTGGAGCTTTAGAAAAGGAAGCACCATCCATTGAAAGAGTATGGGTAGTAGCAAACTTGAATCTAAATGAAATTTGCGAAGGTTTAAATGGGCTTGGATTGCCATCCATTGTTCAACTCCATGGACAAGAATCAAGGGAACGTTGCGAAGTGCTGAGGAATAAGCATCCAAATATCAAATGGTGGAAAGCATTTCAAATTCGCCAACAAAGTGATTTAATACTAGCCCAAAATTATCAAGGTTCAGTTGATGCAATACTCTTAGATGCTTGGAGTGAAAAAGCTTTAGGAGGAACAGGAGCAAGAGTTCCTATTGAATGGCTAAAAACAATTGATCTGAAAACACCATGGTGGTTGGCAGGAGGGATTTCCTCAGATTTAATCGAAGAAATATCATCACAAATCAATCCTTTTGGTATAGATGCATCAAGCAAATTAGAAACACATCCTGGGATAAAGAATATTCAAAAAGTAAATGATCTCATAAACAAAGTTAAAAAGAAATAA